One Silene latifolia isolate original U9 population chromosome 4, ASM4854445v1, whole genome shotgun sequence DNA segment encodes these proteins:
- the LOC141653303 gene encoding squamosa promoter-binding-like protein 6, producing MESWCFDSLDKGYVSNETLAPSDSVSRSKNLLNGWDFKVPFSYEDTMLVQSQQSVENPGFPELGLSELIRNEFPHDSSKNVFYNEASVGDIMVISNPVSVEEESSSKLSSSVVDSNSRESSLIDLKLGGFGDNLKSSSSRVAPSLSESSTRVKRVRGTSLSSQIVYCIVHGCNKDLSNAKDYHKRHKVCDAHSKTSKVIVNGIEQRFCQQCSRFHLLGEFDDGKRSCRKRLAGHNQRRRKPQVGYSNGRAGRAFSYTGSVGSKFQGTTLTAASFICQDILPRDTSNSEKYGTDGWVPHVKIENGLDYSHKSSFIHGRLQEKSVLPPFLLGKQYCTIDNTSDNRSQSVLVQMNSLGSEDLTPFGAASTVQGFPGISESGSALSLLSSQSRNYNSTDHPSGIPETHTSVVPNRSPHYSVSEVSEKLLGVGSSGLTSEDHNKYSLTILSNGDSANSSFGDGIFQGSEFVNPNNRLPFEEGTTVNLLQLSSQLQRVENQRQTAIDKQETESFWS from the exons ATGGAATCATGGTGTTTTGATTCTCTGGACAAGGGTTATGTATCAAATGAAACATTAGCACCATCAGATTCAGTTAGTAGAAGCAAGAATTTGTTAAATGGGTGGGATTTCAAGGTACCCTTTAGTTATGAGGATACCATGTTAGTTCAAAGTCAACAATCAGTCGAAAACCCGGGTTTTCCTGAATTGGGTTTGTCTGAATTGATAAGAAATGAGTTTCCTCATGATTCATCAAAGAATGTGTTTTACAATGAGGCTAGTGTTGGCGACATTATGGTTATTTCTAATCCTGTGTCTGTTGAGGAGGAATCAAGCTCGAAGCTCTCGAGCTCAGTTGTTGACTCGAATAGCCGGGAATCATCATTGATTGATTTGAAATTAGGTGGATTTGGTGATAACTTGAAGTCTAGTTCATCTAGAGTAGCACCTTCTTTGTCGGAATCTTCAACTCGAGTGAAAAGAGTTCGAGGAACAAGCTTAAGCTCTCAGATTGTATACTGTATAGTTCATGGCTGCAATAAAGATCTTAGTAATGCAAAAGATTACCACAAGAGGCATAAAGTTTGTGATGCTCACTCAAAAACCAGTAAGGTTATTGTTAATGGAATAGAGCAGAGGTTTTGTCAGCAGTGTAGCAG GTTCCATTTGTTGGGTGAATTTGATGATGGTAAGCGCAGTTGTCGTAAACGACTTGCAGGGCACAACCAAAGAAGGCGGAAACCACAAGTAGGCTATAGCAATGGCAGAGCTGGAAGAGCTTTTTCATACACTG GCTCTGTTGGGAGCAAGTTTCAAGGAACTACACTAACAGCGGCATCTTTTATTTGCCAAGATATTCTTCCTAGAGACACATCTAATTCTGAGAAATACGGAACAGATGGCTGGGTTCCTCATGTAAAGATCGAAAATGGTTTAGACTATTCTCATAAATCAAGTTTCATTCATGGACGGCTTCAGGAAAAGTCAGTTTTGCCCCCTTTTCTTCTAGGGAAACAATACTGTACTATCGACAACACAAGTGACAATAGGTCGCAAAGTGTGTTGGTCCAAATGAACTCGTTAGGGAGCGAAGACTTGACACCTTTTGGTGCAGCATCTACCGTTCAAGGATTCCCAGGCATATCGGAGTCCGGTAGTGCTCTCTCTCTTCTGTCATCTCAATCACGGAACTATAACTCTACTGATCATCCATCAGGAATACCTGAAACTCATACTTCAGTAGTGCCTAATAGAAGTCCACACTATAGTGTATCTGAAGTCTCTGAAAAGCTCCTTGGAGTTGGCTCAAGTGGTCTAACAAGTGAAGATCACAACAAGTATTCATTGACAATACTTAGTAATGGTGATTCTGCAAATTCTAGTTTCGGCGATGGTATTTTCCAAGGTTCAGAATTTGTAAATCCCAATAACCGTTTGCCGTTTGAGGAGGGGACCACTGTTAATTTGCTTCAGCTGTCATCCCAGCTTCAGCGAGTTGAAAACCAGAGGCAAACCGCAATTGACAAGCAGGAAACGGAAAGTTTCTGGTCTTAG
- the LOC141653301 gene encoding putative UDP-arabinopyranose mutase 2, whose product MAGTTSITPTPLLKDELDIVIPTIRNLDFLEMWRPFFQPYHLIIVQDGDPTKTIHVPDGFDYELYNRNDINRILGPKASCISFKDSACRCFGYMVSKKKYIYTIDDDCFVAKDPTGKDINALEQHIKNLLCPSTPLFFNTLYDPYREGADFVRGYPFSMREGAPTAVSHGLWLNVPDYDAPTQLVKPLERNTRYVDAVLTIPKGTLFPMCGMNLAFDRELIGPAMYFGLMGDGQPIGRYDDMWAGWCIKVICDHLGLGVKTGLPYIFHSKASNPFVNLKKEYKGIYWQEECIPFFQNATLPKECASVQQCYIELSKQVKEKLGKVDEYFIKLADAMVTWIEAWDELNPGTTEATTTANGKAK is encoded by the exons ATGGCGGGAACAACCTCCATTACTCCAACACCCCTTCTCAAGGATGAGCTTGATATCGTCATTCCCACCATTAGAAACCTTGATTTCCTTGAGATGTGGCGTCCCTTTTTTCAACCATATCATTTGATCATTGTTCAAGATGGTGATCCTACTAAAACCATTCATGTTCCTGATGGTTTTGATTATGAATTGTATAATCGTAATGATATTAATCGCATTCTTGGTCCTAAGGCTTCTTGTATCTCTTTCAAGGATTCTGCTTGTAGGTGTTTTGGTTATATGGTTTCTAAGAAGAAGTATATCTACACCATTGATGATGATTGCTTT GTTGCCAAAGatccaactggaaaagacatcaATGCCCTTGAGCAGCACATCAAGAACCTGTTGTGCCCGTCAACCCCATTGTTCTTCAACACCCTGTATGACCCATACAGGGAAGGTGCTGACTTTGTTCGTGGGTATCCTTTCAGTATGCGTGAGGGTGCCCCCACTGCCGTCTCCCACGGTCTTTGGTTGAACGTTCCTGATTATGATGCACCCACCCAACTGGTGAAGCCTCTTGAAAGGAACACTAG GTATGTTGATGCTGTCTTGACCATTCCCAAGGGAACCCTCTTCCCCATGTGTGGAATGAACTTGGCTTTTGACCGTGAGCTCATCGGACCAGCTATGTACTTTGGACTCATGGGTGACGGTCAGCCTATTGGCCGTTACGACGATATGTGGGCTGGCTGGTGCATCAAG GTTATCTGTGACCATCTAGGTTTGGGAGTGAAGACCGGACTGCCATACATCTTCCACAGCAAAGCAAGCAACCCATTCGTGAACTTGAAGAAAGAGTACAAGGGTATCTACTGGCAAGAAGAATGCATCCCATTCTTCCAGAACGCAACCCTCCCCAAGGAATGCGCCAGTGTCCAACAATGCTACATTGAGCTCTCCAAGCAAGTCAAAGAGAAGCTCGGAAAGGTCGATGAGTACTTCATCAAGCTTGCAGATGCTATGGTGACTTGGATCGAGGCATGGGACGAGCTGAACCCTGGCACCACCGAGGCCACCACCACCGCCAATGGGAAAGCAAAGTGA